One region of Nitrospinaceae bacterium genomic DNA includes:
- a CDS encoding acriflavine resistance protein B, giving the protein MKLIDQSIRNYHTVTVMVVLAAAVGIFCFQILPRQLTPTVDKPIIEVRTEYRGLSPNEVERNITRRLEEQLESVEGLKKMTSRSQHGLSTITMEFDWGTDKNIATIDVNNKLQQVKDLPVLSDKPTLKSVSSDNSNPIMWIVFDKPNPKMPDLDQNYMFKVGEDIIIPTLLRVTGVADVWHFGGEEREMRVEFDPYSMARLHLTYEDVIRRLSEENQNTRAGFHDEENREYTVRTLGEFTSAEEILNTVVKRDGDRTIMVRDFATVVDGYQRSASLVRISGMLSNAFGVIRKPGANVVETCNLTAQAVAGLNKELLSRGIPLKLNIVYKDVDYIDEAMRLVKSNLGLGAILAVIVLLVFLGSIRSVLIVAISIPVSLVAVFIILKLLGRSINIISLAGMAFAVGMVVDNSIVVLENIYRHLTMRKGVMKAAYDGAAEVWGAVFASTLTTLAVFVPIVFIEEEAGQMFKDIAITISASIALSLLVSIAVIPTLTTLLIRLKPGEPYRAGVLHQKILKPVIFMGEGIKTGYTALIRKLLSRSPASIMSKVGILIGVVFLLWWSTEILPEPDYLPYGNTNMVFMMIEPVAGVPAERNMEYFSPYEKKIVNMEDVTRNFLVFSQRFNGGGAIIDPELVHGQRGEVKMAVKSQEMGSEIFKIPGYRFAFAVQRPIFRSADKTFQVEITGPDMFKLKSIAQQLIGDISGIPGVHSVRPEFKFGNPELRFIPKREQAARLNMGMNSIGDIVESLNAGKYLGEFNDRGEPIDFVFVQKKDRRKLSLQDYKDLPIWTEENMMTHLGNLVDLEIDAGPARIDHIEKERAINLMVQVKKDVAMQHVINQVEKQALAPVRQTMTEEFGLRTGGSADELTSTQKSLLNSFIYAIGFIYLLLVALFKSFLRPIIVMLTVTFAVSGAFLGIVGNNLMQRGFIRSILEDWNVPNAEVMASGWNWITFDILTQLGIIILAGIVVNNAILIIHQMLNNIRAGMDERKALEVSCETRLRPIMMTVISSVFGMFPLAFGEGAGTELYRGMGTALIGGLSVSAVFTLFLVPVLISLMMDMGFHTTKEDLVKESLDREPIAEGMPTTNAPAE; this is encoded by the coding sequence ATGAAGCTGATCGACCAATCCATTCGCAATTACCATACCGTGACCGTCATGGTTGTGCTCGCCGCCGCCGTGGGGATTTTTTGTTTCCAGATCCTCCCCAGACAGCTCACCCCCACCGTCGACAAACCCATCATCGAAGTGAGAACCGAGTATCGCGGTCTTTCTCCCAACGAAGTGGAGCGCAACATCACCCGCCGCCTGGAGGAACAACTGGAGTCGGTGGAGGGATTGAAAAAAATGACCTCCCGCAGTCAGCACGGGTTGAGCACTATCACGATGGAATTCGATTGGGGAACGGATAAGAACATCGCTACCATCGATGTGAACAACAAACTGCAGCAGGTGAAGGACCTGCCGGTTCTTTCGGACAAGCCGACATTAAAGTCCGTATCGAGTGACAACTCGAATCCGATCATGTGGATCGTCTTCGACAAACCCAATCCGAAGATGCCGGATCTCGATCAGAATTATATGTTCAAGGTCGGAGAGGACATCATCATTCCCACGTTGCTCAGGGTCACAGGAGTCGCCGATGTCTGGCACTTTGGCGGCGAAGAACGGGAGATGCGCGTGGAGTTCGACCCCTACAGCATGGCCCGCCTGCATCTCACCTATGAAGACGTGATCCGCAGACTGTCTGAAGAAAACCAGAACACCCGCGCCGGTTTTCATGATGAAGAGAACCGTGAGTACACGGTAAGAACCCTGGGGGAATTCACCAGTGCCGAAGAAATTCTGAACACCGTGGTCAAGCGCGATGGAGACCGCACCATCATGGTCCGCGATTTTGCAACGGTGGTCGATGGCTACCAGCGCAGTGCTTCTTTGGTTCGCATCAGCGGCATGTTGTCCAATGCCTTTGGCGTCATCAGAAAACCGGGCGCCAACGTGGTGGAAACCTGTAATCTGACAGCCCAGGCCGTGGCCGGTTTGAACAAGGAACTTCTCAGCCGTGGAATTCCTCTTAAACTGAATATCGTATACAAAGATGTCGATTACATCGATGAGGCCATGCGCCTCGTCAAGTCCAACCTGGGGTTGGGCGCGATCCTCGCCGTCATTGTGCTTTTAGTGTTCCTGGGTTCCATCCGGTCGGTCCTGATCGTTGCCATCAGCATACCTGTCAGTCTGGTGGCGGTTTTTATTATCCTCAAGCTTTTGGGGCGCAGTATCAACATCATATCGCTGGCGGGCATGGCTTTTGCCGTCGGCATGGTGGTGGACAACTCCATCGTGGTTTTGGAAAACATCTATCGTCACCTGACGATGAGAAAAGGAGTGATGAAGGCCGCATACGATGGAGCCGCCGAAGTGTGGGGCGCGGTGTTTGCTTCCACCCTGACCACCCTGGCGGTATTTGTTCCTATCGTATTCATTGAGGAAGAAGCGGGGCAGATGTTCAAAGACATCGCCATCACCATCAGCGCCAGCATTGCTCTGTCGCTTCTCGTCTCCATTGCCGTCATTCCCACCCTGACCACTCTCTTGATACGGTTGAAACCAGGGGAGCCCTACCGGGCCGGGGTATTGCACCAGAAGATTTTAAAGCCGGTCATTTTCATGGGTGAAGGAATTAAAACGGGCTACACAGCCCTGATACGAAAACTGCTGTCCCGGTCGCCGGCAAGCATAATGAGTAAAGTGGGGATACTTATAGGGGTGGTGTTTCTTCTTTGGTGGAGTACCGAGATTCTTCCAGAGCCTGACTACCTGCCGTATGGAAATACCAACATGGTTTTCATGATGATCGAACCGGTGGCGGGTGTTCCGGCGGAAAGGAACATGGAGTATTTCTCACCCTATGAAAAAAAGATCGTCAATATGGAAGATGTGACGCGTAATTTTCTGGTGTTTTCCCAGCGGTTCAACGGAGGCGGTGCGATCATCGACCCGGAACTGGTTCACGGCCAGCGGGGAGAGGTGAAAATGGCCGTGAAATCCCAGGAAATGGGAAGCGAAATATTCAAGATTCCCGGTTACCGTTTTGCGTTTGCAGTGCAACGGCCGATTTTCCGGTCCGCGGACAAGACGTTTCAGGTCGAGATCACCGGACCCGACATGTTTAAGCTGAAGAGTATCGCCCAGCAATTGATCGGTGACATATCAGGGATTCCCGGGGTTCATTCCGTTCGCCCGGAATTCAAATTCGGCAACCCCGAGCTTCGCTTCATCCCCAAGCGCGAACAGGCGGCCCGGCTGAATATGGGCATGAATTCCATCGGAGATATCGTCGAGTCCTTGAACGCGGGAAAATATCTGGGTGAGTTCAATGACCGGGGCGAACCGATCGACTTCGTTTTTGTGCAAAAAAAAGATCGTCGAAAACTCAGCCTTCAGGACTATAAAGATTTGCCCATTTGGACTGAAGAAAACATGATGACTCACCTAGGGAATCTCGTGGATCTGGAGATCGACGCAGGTCCTGCGCGCATTGACCACATCGAAAAGGAACGGGCCATCAATCTCATGGTTCAAGTGAAAAAAGACGTTGCCATGCAGCATGTGATTAATCAAGTGGAAAAACAAGCCCTGGCCCCTGTCCGGCAGACGATGACCGAAGAGTTCGGCCTTCGCACCGGCGGTTCGGCGGACGAATTGACCTCGACCCAGAAATCCCTGTTGAACAGTTTTATCTATGCCATTGGGTTCATCTATCTATTGCTGGTGGCTTTATTTAAATCATTTCTTCGGCCCATCATCGTCATGCTCACAGTGACTTTCGCGGTCTCCGGTGCGTTCTTGGGGATTGTCGGCAACAACCTGATGCAGAGAGGTTTTATCCGGTCCATTCTTGAAGATTGGAACGTCCCCAACGCCGAGGTCATGGCGTCTGGCTGGAACTGGATCACCTTTGACATCTTAACGCAGTTGGGCATCATCATTCTGGCCGGCATCGTGGTGAACAACGCCATACTCATCATTCACCAGATGCTCAACAATATCCGCGCTGGAATGGACGAGCGAAAAGCCCTGGAAGTCTCCTGCGAAACCCGGCTTCGCCCTATCATGATGACCGTGATCTCAAGTGTCTTCGGCATGTTTCCCCTGGCTTTCGGGGAAGGAGCGGGAACAGAACTCTACCGCGGCATGGGAACGGCACTCATCGGCGGACTGAGCGTTTCAGCGGTGTTCACGCTTTTTCTAGTGCCTGTATTGATTTCTCTCATGATGGACATGGGATTTCACACTACCAAAGAAGACCTGGTTAAGGAGTCCCTCGACCGTGAACCCATTGCCGAAGGAATGCCCACCACCAATGCCCCTGCGGAATAG
- a CDS encoding RNA pseudouridine synthase produces MTDCPTSLKILYQDNHLIAVCKPPGIATQSDSAEGPSLFDQTKQWIKTEGKKPGNVFLGLVHRLDQPVSGVLLFAKTSKAASRLSKQFRDRTPQKIYRAIVTGSPKQATGTLIHYLRKEISLKATVFPRSAPNAKRAELSYIIVESLANGSLLDVTLHTGRFHQIRAQWAFTGHPILGDVKYGAPYPLPGQQIALYARKLVIQHPISKEELSLESPPPPGWPFAGESFH; encoded by the coding sequence TTGACCGATTGCCCAACCTCTTTAAAAATTCTTTATCAGGACAATCATCTCATCGCCGTGTGCAAACCCCCCGGCATCGCCACGCAATCGGATAGTGCTGAAGGCCCCTCCCTGTTTGATCAAACCAAGCAATGGATCAAAACCGAAGGCAAAAAACCCGGAAATGTGTTTTTGGGACTGGTCCACCGGCTGGATCAACCTGTATCCGGGGTTTTATTGTTTGCCAAAACATCCAAGGCGGCCTCTAGGCTTTCAAAGCAATTTCGCGATCGAACCCCGCAAAAGATTTACCGGGCCATTGTGACTGGATCGCCTAAACAGGCAACGGGAACACTCATTCACTATCTTCGCAAGGAAATCTCCCTGAAAGCCACGGTGTTCCCGCGATCCGCACCCAATGCAAAAAGAGCCGAATTGTCTTATATCATCGTCGAAAGCTTAGCGAATGGAAGTCTTTTGGATGTCACACTCCATACAGGCCGGTTTCATCAGATACGAGCGCAGTGGGCATTCACCGGCCATCCCATTTTAGGCGACGTGAAATACGGCGCCCCCTACCCCCTGCCCGGCCAGCAGATTGCACTGTACGCCAGGAAGCTCGTTATTCAACACCCCATTTCCAAAGAAGAACTCTCTTTGGAGTCTCCCCCGCCTCCCGGTTGGCCCTTTGCTGGCGAATCCTTTCATTAG